A genomic segment from Kiritimatiellia bacterium encodes:
- a CDS encoding Rne/Rng family ribonuclease has protein sequence MIRKLLQAMFGRKPVKNQIIINAERLETRVAVLQNGELTDFFVERRTDERIVGSVFKGRIQNLEDSLQAAFIDIGLKKNAFIHYWDMIPEDSLRLEAAEGSDSETSTPQRRNQQLAAEIRQRFPIGSEIVVQVTKGPIGTKGPRVSANLSIAGRYLVMLPGSSLKGVSRRIEQREERERLKKILARLPVPEGVGIIVRTAGLGTRPTAFARDLRSLLEIWRQIETGIRTCPAPCRLYQEPDLIERTIRDALTEDIDRIVVDSREEYERIKSLIARISRRARGTLKLYEGEAPIFDYYDIERKIENSLRRKVWLPSGGYIVIDETEAMVAIDVNTGRFKGGKSQDESILQVNLEAAEEIARQLRMRNVGGLVVIDFIDMKSRKDQQQVYRRMRECLRNDRARTNVLPISPLGLMEMTRQRSDESIRETASVNCPYCGGRGRVKSTLTMSVEIQRRAAGVLRRLRQQGRTAELRIRVNPAVLERLRREDEAALVELEERLGGRLGFVADPALHVEDFVIQDAATGEELFTTRET, from the coding sequence ATGATCCGCAAACTCCTACAGGCGATGTTCGGGCGAAAGCCCGTAAAGAATCAGATCATCATCAACGCCGAACGGCTCGAGACCCGCGTCGCGGTGCTGCAAAACGGCGAACTCACCGACTTCTTCGTCGAACGCCGCACCGACGAGCGCATCGTCGGCAGCGTGTTCAAGGGCCGCATCCAGAACCTCGAGGACAGCCTCCAGGCTGCGTTCATTGACATCGGTCTGAAAAAGAACGCGTTCATCCATTACTGGGACATGATCCCTGAAGACTCGCTGCGCCTGGAGGCCGCCGAGGGGAGCGACAGCGAGACATCCACCCCGCAACGGCGCAACCAGCAGCTGGCTGCCGAGATCCGGCAGCGGTTTCCGATCGGCTCGGAGATCGTCGTGCAGGTGACGAAAGGCCCGATCGGCACGAAAGGCCCGCGCGTATCCGCGAACCTGAGCATCGCCGGACGCTACCTCGTGATGCTGCCCGGATCCTCGCTGAAAGGGGTGTCGCGGCGCATCGAACAGCGGGAGGAACGAGAACGGCTGAAGAAGATCCTCGCCCGACTGCCGGTGCCAGAGGGGGTCGGCATCATCGTGCGCACCGCCGGGCTCGGCACTCGGCCGACCGCGTTCGCGAGGGATCTCCGCTCGCTGCTCGAGATCTGGCGGCAGATCGAGACCGGCATTCGCACTTGCCCGGCGCCCTGCCGGCTCTACCAGGAACCCGACCTCATCGAGCGCACCATCCGCGACGCGCTCACCGAGGACATTGACCGCATCGTGGTGGATTCCCGCGAGGAATACGAACGGATCAAATCTCTGATCGCCCGCATCTCACGGCGCGCGCGCGGCACGCTGAAACTGTACGAGGGGGAGGCACCGATTTTCGACTACTATGACATCGAACGAAAGATCGAGAACTCGCTGCGGCGCAAGGTGTGGCTGCCCAGCGGCGGTTACATCGTCATTGATGAAACCGAAGCGATGGTGGCGATTGATGTGAACACCGGCCGCTTCAAGGGCGGCAAGAGCCAGGACGAATCCATCCTCCAGGTGAACCTCGAGGCGGCAGAGGAGATCGCCCGCCAGCTGCGGATGCGCAACGTCGGCGGATTGGTCGTGATCGATTTCATCGACATGAAGTCCCGCAAGGACCAGCAGCAGGTCTACCGCCGCATGCGGGAGTGTCTGCGCAACGACCGCGCCCGCACCAACGTGCTGCCGATTTCGCCGCTGGGCCTGATGGAGATGACCCGGCAACGCAGCGACGAAAGTATCCGCGAGACCGCATCGGTGAACTGCCCGTACTGCGGCGGTCGTGGCCGGGTGAAATCCACGCTGACGATGAGTGTCGAGATCCAGCGGCGCGCCGCCGGTGTACTGCGACGGCTCCGGCAGCAGGGTCGGACCGCGGAGCTGCGCATCCGGGTCAATCCCGCGGTGCTGGAACGGTTGCGGCGCGAGGACGAGGCAGCCCTGGTGGAACTGGAGGAACGTCTTGGCGGTCGGCTCGGGTTCGTGGCGGATCCCGCGCTGCACGTCGAGGACTTCGTGATTCAGGACGCTGCGACGGGTGAAGAGCTGTTTACCACCCGAGAAACCTGA